ACAGGGTCGAGGTCTGGCGATGATGAACGCGAGCGAGAAGCGCTCGGGAGACCGATTGAGATGACAGCTCACAGCCACGGCAAGGAAGCCGGAGTACGGCAGGACGAGGCAGCTGGCACGAAGTCATGCACGAAGTCATTGTCGTAGCCCACTCGCCTCGGGCTGTGGCAGCTCAGCCCTGGGGGTCGCGCAGGGAGGGACCGTCGATGCGAAGGGTGTGACAGCGGTGGCGGAGACGGCTGAGCAGAGCATCAACAAGGGCCTTGTTGCCCAAAAAGTTGGCCCACTCGGGATAATCGAGGTTGGTGGTAATAATGGTGGGACGCCGAGTATAACGCTCCTCCATGAGCTTGAAGAAGATATTTGTCTGCTCGGGACGCAGGTTGAGATATCCCATCTCGTCCACAACAAGGACGTCGATGCGGGCCAACTGATTGATCAGCTTGCGCGAGGAGCGATCGGCCAGGGATGCGTACATCTCATCAAAAAGGTCCTGCGCGGACAAGAACCGGCCACGGTAGCCGTTCTGCAACGCCTTGAGAAGCAAACCGATGGCGAGACCTGTCTTGCCGACGCCGGTGGGACCGATGAGAACAATGTTCTCGGCCTTGCCGATGAAGTCGAGGTCGGCAAAGGAGCGAATCTGTCTCTTGGAAACCCCGGGCTGGCGTTTGAAGGGAAATGACTCGAGACTCCACTCCTCCGGCAGAGCGGCGCGCTTGATGCGCCACTTCAGCGCCGATTCCTGGCGATAGTGCCACTGCGCCCGCAAGAGGCGGGCAAGGAGATCTTGATAGGACAGCTGGTGTTTGTTCGCGTAGGCGAGCTCTGTATCCAGGAGTTCGGCGATGCGGCCGAGGTGAAGTGATTTGAGCAACTGGGCCAGTTCATCGGTCATCAGAGCTCTTCCTTGGCGTTGACCTGAGCATCGTTATCGGTATTTGCATGTTTCGTATTCTTCTCATTTGCATTGGATGATTCATTGGTGTGGATGTCGGCATGGTTATTTTTGGAATCGGCGCTCGACGGGTCCGGGATGACGAAGAAGAAGCCGCGGGCGAGCGAGCGGAGCAACATGGTCTCGACACGCTCGAGGTCATAGAGGCCATAATGGCTGGCGACGCGAACGGCCTCGACCAGAGGTTTGCGCGGGTAGTCGGCGACCATACGCAAAAGCCGGCGGATATCGCGCAGACCGCGGTTTTTGGGATGGCGCTTGAGGCTCGCCAGATAATCGCCCAGCTCAGGGGCGAGGCGCAGGAGATCTTCTTCCTCGACGGAGACGTTTTTGCGAGCACTGCGCCCGCTACCGCGGGGCGGCCGATGAGCCGAGTCGGTGACACGGGAGCCGTCGGAGTCGAGCTTGCGCCTGTGTCTGGCCGCCAGACGCGGACCGTCGAAGATCTCGATATGCTCTTTGCTCTCCCGCACTTCGACGCGGCGACCAATCAGCCGCCAGGGCGCCGAATATCGATTCTGATGGACACTGACATATCCCTCGACGTCGACGATGCGATGGTGCAGCGCATAGACGTCCGGGACCCAGAGCGGCAATTGCCTGAGGCGTGGCTTCTCGGCGGCAAAAAGCTCACGTGGCGTGGCGTGCAGGTGCCGCTTGTGAGTCGCGTTGACCTTGTCGCACCAGCGAATGGCCCGCTGGTTGAGGTCGTCCCAGTCATCGAATTCGCGCCCGACCAGATAATTATTCTCGATGTAATGGAAAGGGCGCTCCACACGAGCCGAGCGGTTGGCGTCACCCTTCTCGTGGGCGCGAAAGGCAAAGCCGAAGCGCTCGGCAAACGCGGCCATTTCCGGCGCCGGCACCATGTTCTTGCCGGTGCCGGTAGCCACGATCACATTGGTGTTATCGACCATGCAATCGCCGCACGCCCCACCTATGTAGCGTAACGCGTCGGTGAGGAAGAGCTTGCAGATGAAGCGATTGAAGCGTGGATAGTGCTGAAAAAACATCATGCGCGAATAACACAGGACCAGACTGGCCGTTTGCACGCGTCGCGTTCGCCCGCCCAGCCGCACCTTATGCGGCGAGGTATCGTGCTGCATCTCCTGGCCCGGCTCGAAGTGATAGCGACCGACCGGCTGTGGCGGCGCATGGCCGATTCCATGACGCCGACAAAACGCGGTCAGCGCCGGATAGGATATCTCTGCTCCCTGGGCGAGAAGCTCCTCGTGCACCCGCACCAGGTTGCCCTTGCAGCGATCGTATAGCTCGAGGAGTTGGTCGCGGTAAGGCTCGGCTTTTTCGCTCCGCATAAGCGGCGGCACCTCCGCCGACTCCGATGCCAAGACCCGCTTTACCGCTCCGCGCGAGACTCCGAGGGCGCGGGCGATCGCGCGGGTTCCGTGACCGGTTTCATGAAGCTTGAGAATGGCGGTTCGAGTCGTCTGATCCAGCATGAAAGAGCGCCTTCTGCAGAGCGCCGGCGAGTTCGTCGAAGGCGTCCTGCGCCGTGCGCCACGCCGCGCACAGATCAATGCGTTTGTACGTGGACTCGAAATCGAGCCCTTGGTGCACCTGCTGCCTCGCCCGCCACGCCACCGAGCCCAGGGTCGCCAGCTCATTGACCAGCTTTGTCCCCGGGTCGTCAGTGGCCGGTTTCTCGGCCTCCTTGGCCTGCATCGCGCGCAGATAGAGGAAGGGTGCCTCGCACAGCCTTCGTCGTCCGACAGCGTCGGCGTGACCCCAGCCCGCATACAGCTTCCCGACCTCGCGCGACGACAGCTTCTCGTTGCCGATGGCGTTGACCAGCGTTTCGCACTGCCGCTTGTTGGCGCGCGCCAACGGGACCAGATACCTCATCGCTGCGTGCGCCGGGATGACGCCCTCGCGCACCTTGCCCTGCACGGTTTCCGACAGTGCGCTCACCAGCCCCAGGCGCCGCGATACCCAGCTCTTGGTTCGGCAAAGGCGTTTGGCCAGTTCGTCCAGCGATAGTCCACATTCCCGCAGGCGGGCCAGAAACCAGGCCTCTTCGAAGCACGAGTGCGACGACGACGATGATAGATGATGGTGATGGACCAGCGCGTCCACTTCCGATATCGGCCACAGCGTTGCCTCGACCTTGTCCCGTCCCATCTGCCGGAGCGCCGCCGTCCGCTGGTAGCCGTCGAT
This region of bacterium genomic DNA includes:
- a CDS encoding ATP-binding protein, with product MTDELAQLLKSLHLGRIAELLDTELAYANKHQLSYQDLLARLLRAQWHYRQESALKWRIKRAALPEEWSLESFPFKRQPGVSKRQIRSFADLDFIGKAENIVLIGPTGVGKTGLAIGLLLKALQNGYRGRFLSAQDLFDEMYASLADRSSRKLINQLARIDVLVVDEMGYLNLRPEQTNIFFKLMEERYTRRPTIITTNLDYPEWANFLGNKALVDALLSRLRHRCHTLRIDGPSLRDPQG
- a CDS encoding IS21 family transposase codes for the protein MLDQTTRTAILKLHETGHGTRAIARALGVSRGAVKRVLASESAEVPPLMRSEKAEPYRDQLLELYDRCKGNLVRVHEELLAQGAEISYPALTAFCRRHGIGHAPPQPVGRYHFEPGQEMQHDTSPHKVRLGGRTRRVQTASLVLCYSRMMFFQHYPRFNRFICKLFLTDALRYIGGACGDCMVDNTNVIVATGTGKNMVPAPEMAAFAERFGFAFRAHEKGDANRSARVERPFHYIENNYLVGREFDDWDDLNQRAIRWCDKVNATHKRHLHATPRELFAAEKPRLRQLPLWVPDVYALHHRIVDVEGYVSVHQNRYSAPWRLIGRRVEVRESKEHIEIFDGPRLAARHRRKLDSDGSRVTDSAHRPPRGSGRSARKNVSVEEEDLLRLAPELGDYLASLKRHPKNRGLRDIRRLLRMVADYPRKPLVEAVRVASHYGLYDLERVETMLLRSLARGFFFVIPDPSSADSKNNHADIHTNESSNANEKNTKHANTDNDAQVNAKEEL
- a CDS encoding ParB/RepB/Spo0J family partition protein, which gives rise to MDLEFHQLDLPHGDLRIRDEGRYGRLLASLVAQGQQVPVVVVSAKARYVLIDGYQRTAALRQMGRDKVEATLWPISEVDALVHHHHLSSSSSHSCFEEAWFLARLRECGLSLDELAKRLCRTKSWVSRRLGLVSALSETVQGKVREGVIPAHAAMRYLVPLARANKRQCETLVNAIGNEKLSSREVGKLYAGWGHADAVGRRRLCEAPFLYLRAMQAKEAEKPATDDPGTKLVNELATLGSVAWRARQQVHQGLDFESTYKRIDLCAAWRTAQDAFDELAGALQKALFHAGSDDSNRHSQAS